The Acidobacteriota bacterium genome window below encodes:
- the gcvT gene encoding glycine cleavage system aminomethyltransferase GcvT, with the protein MSGTTGLKRTPLNKVHRDMGARMVEFAGWDMPVYYSGVITEHLAVREKAGLFDVSHMGEIEVKGEDSLSFLQRLTPNDVAKLTPGKIHYNALLYPEGTFVDDLLIYCLGEKHYLLVVNAANTDKDYQWIVEHKEGRVEVINRSPEYVQVAIQGPEAEGILAKLVDVPLGDIRYYRFIRGKVIGVEAIISRTGYTGEDGFELYFSPQYAEKVWYALMEAGKDKGLIPAGLGARDTLRLEAKMALYGNDIDRTTTAIEADLAWIVKIDKGDFIGRDVLARQLKEGVSRKLIGFEMLGREVARHGYPVLIGGKEVGKVTSGSYAPYLKKNIGLAYLPIESTEVGTEFSVLVRNKEARAKVVPTPFYKRKK; encoded by the coding sequence ATGAGTGGGACAACTGGGTTGAAGAGAACTCCTCTAAATAAGGTACACCGGGATATGGGAGCAAGGATGGTGGAGTTTGCCGGCTGGGATATGCCGGTATACTACAGCGGAGTAATAACGGAACATCTTGCTGTTCGGGAGAAAGCGGGCTTATTCGATGTAAGCCATATGGGGGAGATAGAGGTAAAGGGCGAGGATAGTCTCTCTTTTCTTCAACGGCTTACCCCAAACGATGTCGCTAAACTCACTCCAGGTAAGATCCATTATAATGCCTTGCTTTACCCTGAAGGTACCTTTGTGGACGATCTGCTCATCTACTGTTTAGGAGAGAAGCATTACCTTCTGGTGGTTAATGCTGCCAACACCGATAAGGATTACCAGTGGATAGTGGAACATAAGGAGGGAAGGGTTGAGGTGATAAACCGCTCTCCCGAGTATGTTCAGGTGGCTATCCAGGGACCAGAGGCTGAAGGGATACTCGCTAAGTTGGTCGATGTTCCCCTGGGTGATATAAGATACTACCGTTTTATCCGAGGTAAAGTCATCGGGGTTGAGGCGATAATATCGCGTACCGGATATACTGGCGAGGATGGGTTTGAGCTCTATTTCTCCCCCCAGTATGCAGAGAAGGTATGGTATGCCCTTATGGAAGCGGGTAAGGATAAGGGGCTGATCCCAGCAGGATTGGGCGCTCGTGATACCTTGAGGTTAGAGGCGAAGATGGCTCTTTACGGTAACGATATCGACCGTACCACCACTGCTATTGAGGCAGATCTCGCCTGGATCGTGAAGATTGATAAAGGAGATTTTATAGGAAGGGATGTCCTAGCGCGTCAATTGAAGGAGGGCGTTTCCCGAAAGTTGATCGGTTTCGAAATGTTGGGGAGGGAGGTCGCTCGTCATGGATATCCTGTATTGATAGGGGGAAAGGAGGTAGGTAAGGTAACCTCGGGGAGCTATGCCCCTTATCTTAAGAAGAATATCGGCTTGGCTTATCTTCCTATAGAATCTACTGAGGTGGGGACAGAGTTCTCCGTTTTGGTTAGGAACAAAGAGGCAAGGGCAAAGGTGGTGCCTACGCCCTTTTATAAGAGGAAAAAATGA
- the amrA gene encoding AmmeMemoRadiSam system protein A, translating to MEDQLTKEEQKILLKLAREAIEEFLKNGKRKKFETKKPRLNRSGGAFVTIKINHHLRGCIGYITSPRPLYETIIDAAISAAVNDPRFPPLTLAELEQAKLEISVLTPPQRIEDINEIEVGKHGLIITKGLNKGLLLPQVAIEEGWDRDTFLQYTCLKAGLPPDAWKQGATIEVFSAQVFGEEK from the coding sequence ATGGAGGATCAACTAACCAAGGAAGAACAGAAGATATTACTCAAGTTAGCCCGAGAAGCGATAGAAGAGTTCCTTAAAAATGGGAAGAGAAAAAAGTTCGAGACAAAAAAACCCAGGCTAAATCGGTCGGGAGGGGCTTTTGTAACTATAAAGATAAACCACCACCTTCGGGGATGCATTGGTTATATCACTTCCCCTCGCCCTCTCTACGAAACGATAATAGACGCTGCCATCTCTGCCGCAGTGAATGACCCCCGTTTCCCTCCTCTTACCTTAGCTGAACTCGAGCAGGCAAAGCTCGAGATCTCGGTGCTAACCCCGCCTCAGAGGATAGAAGACATAAATGAGATAGAAGTGGGGAAACATGGACTCATTATAACCAAAGGACTAAATAAAGGACTCCTCCTTCCCCAGGTAGCAATTGAAGAAGGATGGGACAGGGATACCTTTCTTCAATACACCTGCCTCAAGGCAGGACTTCCACCTGATGCCTGGAAACAGGGAGCTACTATAGAGGTTTTCTCCGCTCAAGTATTTGGAGAAGAAAAGTAA